The following nucleotide sequence is from Diospyros lotus cultivar Yz01 chromosome 3, ASM1463336v1, whole genome shotgun sequence.
ATGGTACGTTAAGAGTATGTGTACGGTAGAAAGGAAGTTGGTATTGCAaaggatattttagaaataataaaaaataatcatttttcaattaaaaataattaatagaaaTGTCATGGAAATTACTTTTTTGACCCCCAGAAAGAGCCAAAAGTTCAATGACACCAGTTCTGGAGTCGTTAACATCACCTGTgcataaattcttcaaaaataataCCTTTTTCCgaataaagacaaaaattaaaaaagaaaagaaaaggaaaggcgGAGAGCACAGACAGATATGGATTCAGAGGGGCCATCCACATTCAATAAATGCTCGCTTCATTTCACTGAGTTCCTCAACTCAAGTTTAGGAAACGACAGCCGACACCCATCccctataaataaataatatatatatatatatgtaaatataaaacAGCAATAAGTCCATTTTGTTGCAagtacatttattatattttattaattaattcaaaatacgAAACATTTATActctattaataaaatttgtttaaataataaaatacaataagtatacttcatatatttattattgtttgggtcacccaataaaaaatatttttaaagctATTATGCAgtcaaattaatatttggaatAATAAGTCTGTGAGTGTACGTGATGTGCaagattggagagagagagagagagcaagtgGGCTGGCTGTGGGCAAGCACCACAGGAGCAGCAAAAGCAGAGCATTCTAAGAAAAAGGTCAAAAATACAAGGCAGGAAACAATCTTGCAGTAGATTACATGCTGAGAAACATCAGCATCAAGACTTTAATTAGAAGTGCAGCTTATATGCATTCATATTATTGATGGAGGGGGAGGCAACTGCATTGCAGGGGCCCAAACAGAGGAATGAATTACCATCATCAATATAGACAAAGATGGATGGGGGCACcccaaaaacataaaacaccTTGCAGGCAATGAAAAACATTGAAATCCTGATGATTTGATTGATATATTATCCCACAAATgagacacccccccccccccccccccatcagAGGATTAGGACTTGCATTTCCCACTCTAGCACTTGGTTAGTTTGCAGTTCATCAGCATTAGCTGTGCGTATGGTACAGAATTTACAGATTCATTACATTACACTACACACCTCTGCAGCTGTTCGGGCTTAGATATTCAGCTGCTAAACATTGATGATGTTAAGTTATGAACTTGCTTACTGGCTTACTCTCACCCATTTGTAACGACCCGGGAGGGGCAAATCATTCACCACATCGAAGTTATACCTGGAAGAGTTGAGTGAGAAAGGAAGACCCATCAGCAATTGGATTGTGGTAATTCATCGTAATCTAGTCAAAACTTATACTATATCTTGAATTTAATACGCATTGAGTTCCTAAATGAAAACAGTCAATCGActaatagagaaagaaagaatatatacTTCTCGGTGAACAGAAGTTGTTGCTGCCGCTCTGCTTGGGCAAAGAAATCTTCCAATTCATTAGTTGGGACGTTTCTTTGCAGGGAATTTTGAATTCTTTGATTCATCGCAGTTTGAGCTGTCTGCTTTGTTGTTGAACCAGGGGTACCCACTGCATCCAACTGCCTTATCAAGCTACAAGGCGTGCTTTCCCTAGTGCTCCTGTTATAGAAATGAAATCTTGATTAAAACAATGCCATTTTCagatcaaaactcaaaatataataGATGTTTAAATTGCGCATGAAATTCATGCACACCCAATGAACaaagaaaagatgaaaagatAAACAACTATATACAAGATAAGAAAGGCAAAGATCACTTAGCCGAAAAAAACAAAGCAAACATCAATGCAGAAAGTTTTACAGGTAACATGATATAGAAGATAGCTCAATCTTCCTTCCAACTCTTTGTAAGTCCAAAATAAATTCACCCTAACTTCACATTAAAGACCGAGTTTATCAGCTACTAGGTGAAAGTTATCTTCtgagaaaagagaaattattttaacaagACAATTTTAAtatgatgaattttttgtattatttcatcatatgaAATTTTTATCAGCTACGATGAAAATTTTGTTGTATAGTGCCTATAATTAAATAGGACAGTTTAACTACAAGGTAGTACAGCATCTATCCAGAGCCAGGATCTGCTTTTAGCAGATACCACCAGCTTTACGGTAAGGAGACCTACacataaacttttttttttcctcttttttttttttttacattggCTACATAAGATTCGATGAAATTATTATAGTAACaagttcaaaagaaaaaaatttcttaagatGTTTTCCATTTAGTGCAAACTCACAAAAATCCTGATTAATTTTTGCAAGGCCTAATCGTATTTCATTTATTGGAAACCTTAAGAAATATAGCAATAAAGGTGCTTACTAAATATAGAACAAGGAAAACAGCTTTACATTATTGCTATTCTGGGCTACCAGGTTGAACAAAAAAGATTGCTTGTTTTAATATTAGAGCCTCTCCTCAGTCAAAAACAATATTCACCTTTTGAATAAGACATTCTTGCCTCAATTTTTATCAAATGTAATagtaagatgaaaaataaagtagaaatataaactaaaaaaatcagagatcctcaaaaaaaaaaaagcaggaATCTCCATcagaatttataataatagcATAATGGCCAAGAAACACAAAAAGGCACACCTTGATGAGAAAATAAACCTGAAAATAAGAAGAATCCACTTAAAATAGAAGATAAAGTGAGGGGAATGGTAAAGAAATAGGTTGCTTAATGCAATTCAAATTGCAAGACTAAACCCAGAAAATgggaaaacaaaaattagttaaatGTCATTAAGAACTAAGAgaacataaaaagaaataggTTGCGCTTAATGCAATCTCAAATTTGTTATGTTACTTAAGTACCCAACTTGAGTGGGCAACAAATAAGCATCTGTATCACAAATCATGGCGTGCATATGATAGCTCTATAACAGAGCTTTTTAGCACccaaaagaagatgaaagatAAATGGACAGAAACtgatatagaaaataaaaacaaaacaggacaaaaaaaaaaaaaggcacggGCGGGGGGGGATTCAACAAAACTAGctccttttcttcattcctttcTGTTAGTCAGTCTTTCCCGATAACCAAACAGTGTACTACAGCTCCTTAGACGCcagccaaaaagaaaatgaaaagaaaacagattaaaacctagcaaactTAGAGAACCTGCAGCCCAAAATTCTTTCGACTTCGTTTTAGCTCATTTTGGGAACAAATGTAATCAGAAACTTCAGAAATTATAGTCATATAgtcatttctttttctctcgAGTGCAGCTCAAAAGCACCGCAAAGGGAAAACAATCCTTTTTGTTAGGCTTTTCCTATTTCTCGAGCAAAAGGCGATTCAGGAAAATTAAGGGAAACAAACAGCTTCTTTGGTAATTTTCAGAAACAGGAACAAAAAAGGGGAGCAGAAAGTACCTCTCTCTGGCATCAAGCTCCAGATTATTCTCTCCAAAGGAAGGCTCAAATTCCATCCCCAAATCATTGCAACCCTCTGTTCCACCCTCGTCACTTCCCCTACCAGAAAATTCAACGGCAACCCCTTGCACTCGTTCAATCTTGGAACGGCTAACTGAGACGGAGCCAATAGAGCCTGAGTTCATCGGCCTGGGCCTCATCCTGGAGCTAGGGTTAGGGTCTTCCGCGCAAACCTCTGGTATTCTCGATTGTTGCCGCTCCTGCTGCTGGCTTTGCTTCTCCGGGCCGTTCAGCGACGGAGGAAGCTTC
It contains:
- the LOC127796335 gene encoding cyclin-dependent kinase inhibitor 5-like, yielding MGKYMRKAKVRGDVAVTEAVSQSLGVRTRAKTLALRRLQSARKDDSSSYLQLRSRRLEKLPPSLNGPEKQSQQQERQQSRIPEVCAEDPNPSSRMRPRPMNSGSIGSVSVSRSKIERVQGVAVEFSGRGSDEGGTEGCNDLGMEFEPSFGENNLELDARERSTRESTPCSLIRQLDAVGTPGSTTKQTAQTAMNQRIQNSLQRNVPTNELEDFFAQAERQQQLLFTEKYNFDVVNDLPLPGRYKWVRVSQ